In Anaerolineales bacterium, the following proteins share a genomic window:
- the uvrC gene encoding excinuclease ABC subunit UvrC translates to MEISEKLQGILATLPTKPGCYIMKNVEGKIIYVGKAINLKNRVRSYFHADASHDNKTRRLAREIADIEWIVVGSELEALILEMNLIKKHRPKFNVRLKDDKRYPYIKVHWADPFPKVTVTRQMAEDGSRYFGPYTSAWAVYQTLDVLRKIFPYLTCDREITGMDKRACLYYDIKLCLAPCIGAASQAAYRQMISDLMDFLSGQSESIVARLQADMQKASEEMRFEKAAAIRDQLKAIQSIIERQKIVFATDYKDSDVLAMARSDGEACVQVFFIRGGKLIGREYFILEGTEDAADAEVMEQFITQFYTEAANIPQQVMLPNEIEEAKIIGEWLRSKRGGEKMEFFVPKEGQPHELVKMAAENATETLTALRAQWQADTHKQEQALTELQAALNLKEPPNRIECYDISNTQGTAIIGAMVVFTQGVADKKLYRKFNIESVVGAPDDFASMEEMLTRRFRRWRSAEESASQVGAKKDASFSFLPDLIIIDGGKGQLSRAVEVLEKFELIDKVPIVGLAKQQEEIFFPHKSDSLMLPRHSQALYLVQRIRDEAHRYGITAHRKKRQKLGMASILDSITGIGPARRKALLKHFGSVDKIRAASIEELKTVVPESAAESIKANLE, encoded by the coding sequence ATGGAAATTTCTGAAAAACTACAAGGCATCCTTGCTACTCTTCCAACAAAGCCGGGCTGCTATATAATGAAAAACGTCGAGGGGAAGATCATTTACGTCGGCAAAGCGATCAACCTCAAGAACCGCGTACGCTCATACTTTCACGCGGACGCGAGCCACGACAATAAAACGCGGCGGCTCGCGCGCGAGATCGCCGACATCGAGTGGATCGTCGTCGGTTCGGAACTCGAGGCGCTCATCCTCGAGATGAACCTCATCAAGAAGCATCGCCCGAAATTCAACGTGCGATTGAAGGACGACAAGCGCTACCCATACATCAAAGTCCATTGGGCAGACCCGTTCCCCAAAGTCACTGTGACGCGGCAAATGGCGGAGGACGGATCGCGCTATTTCGGTCCGTACACGTCGGCGTGGGCGGTCTATCAAACACTGGACGTGTTGCGGAAAATTTTCCCTTACCTGACGTGCGACCGCGAAATTACGGGGATGGACAAGCGGGCGTGTCTTTACTACGACATCAAACTGTGTCTCGCCCCGTGTATCGGCGCGGCGTCCCAAGCCGCGTACCGCCAAATGATCTCCGACCTGATGGATTTCCTCAGCGGACAGAGCGAGAGCATTGTGGCGCGCTTGCAGGCGGACATGCAAAAAGCCTCAGAGGAGATGCGCTTCGAGAAAGCGGCCGCGATCCGCGACCAGCTCAAGGCGATCCAATCCATCATCGAGCGGCAGAAGATCGTCTTCGCGACCGATTACAAAGATTCGGATGTGCTCGCCATGGCGCGCAGTGACGGCGAAGCGTGTGTGCAAGTCTTCTTCATTCGCGGCGGCAAGTTGATCGGGCGCGAGTATTTCATTTTGGAAGGCACGGAAGACGCGGCAGACGCCGAGGTGATGGAACAGTTCATCACGCAGTTTTACACCGAAGCAGCAAACATCCCACAGCAGGTGATGTTGCCGAACGAGATCGAAGAGGCGAAGATCATCGGCGAGTGGTTGAGGTCGAAGCGCGGCGGCGAAAAAATGGAATTTTTCGTGCCGAAAGAGGGGCAACCTCACGAGTTGGTGAAGATGGCGGCAGAGAACGCGACTGAAACGCTCACCGCATTACGCGCGCAATGGCAAGCGGACACGCACAAACAAGAACAAGCGCTGACTGAATTGCAAGCCGCGCTGAATTTGAAAGAGCCGCCTAATCGAATCGAGTGCTACGACATTTCCAACACACAAGGGACGGCGATCATCGGCGCGATGGTGGTGTTTACGCAAGGCGTGGCGGATAAGAAGTTGTATCGCAAGTTCAACATCGAAAGCGTGGTCGGCGCGCCAGATGATTTCGCTTCGATGGAGGAAATGCTGACGAGGCGCTTCCGAAGGTGGCGGTCGGCTGAGGAATCGGCGAGTCAGGTTGGGGCGAAGAAAGACGCGTCGTTCTCCTTCTTGCCGGACCTCATCATCATTGACGGCGGCAAGGGGCAGTTGAGTCGCGCGGTGGAAGTCCTCGAGAAATTCGAGTTGATAGACAAAGTGCCGATTGTGGGTTTGGCGAAACAGCAAGAGGAAATTTTCTTCCCACATAAATCGGATTCGCTGATGTTGCCGCGTCATTCGCAGGCGCTGTATTTGGTTCAGCGCATTCGAGACGAAGCGCACCGTTATGGAATCACCGCGCACCGCAAGAAACGACAGAAACTCGGCATGGCTTCGATTCTGGATTCAATCACTGGCATCGGACCCGCGCGACGAAAAGCCCTCTTGAAACATTTCGGTTCTGTGGATAAGATTAGAGCCGCTTCGATTGAGGAATTGAAAACGGTTGTGCCGGAAAGCGCGGCGGAATCCATCAAGGCGAATTTGGAATGA
- a CDS encoding response regulator, translating into MREIWVVDDDEEMSRAVGLMLELLDCRVTAFNSVRPAAQSIVGGKKPDLIILDVNMPEVSGLDMLEFLRRRPESKDLPIIMLSSESDDGTIDRAVALGADSYILKPVTVEELEKAMATAFYKHLNLRVEDGN; encoded by the coding sequence ATGAGAGAGATCTGGGTCGTTGACGACGATGAAGAAATGAGCCGCGCGGTCGGGTTGATGCTCGAACTGCTCGATTGCCGCGTCACCGCGTTCAACAGCGTGCGCCCCGCCGCGCAATCCATCGTCGGCGGCAAGAAACCCGATTTGATCATCCTCGACGTGAACATGCCAGAGGTCTCGGGATTGGACATGCTGGAATTTTTGAGACGCCGTCCCGAATCGAAGGATTTACCAATCATCATGCTTTCCTCCGAGTCGGACGACGGGACGATTGATCGCGCGGTGGCGCTCGGCGCGGACTCGTACATCTTGAAACCTGTCACCGTGGAAGAACTTGAAAAGGCGATGGCGACCGCATTTTATAAACATTTGAATTTGAGAGTGGAAGATGGCAACTAA
- the prfA gene encoding peptide chain release factor 1, which produces MLDKLKGIEDRYTQIGNELLEVGADYQRAAELNKERVDLEPIVEKARAYRQAVKSLEEAKAILLSEKDAELVALAESDIADLNPKIEVLEKEIKGMLVPKDPRDDKNVIVEIRAGAGGDEAAIFAADLFRMYTRYADGKRWKSEIMSENAIGVGGFKEVIFELKGKGAYSKLKYESGVHRVQRVPATEAQGRIHTSTATVAVMAEVDEVEIEIPESDIEIEVYRSSGAGGQNVQKNSTAVRLTHKPTGIVVTCQDERSQLQNKLRALSILRARLYEMAEEKRRAEIESDRRSQVGSGDRSEKIRTYNYPQNRVTDHRIGFSNYNLPAVMDGAIDQFIEELSTRDEADRLAASGVDEDE; this is translated from the coding sequence ATGCTCGACAAACTCAAAGGTATTGAAGACCGATATACACAAATTGGAAACGAACTCCTCGAAGTGGGAGCGGACTATCAACGCGCGGCGGAGTTGAACAAGGAGCGCGTGGACTTGGAGCCCATCGTCGAGAAGGCGCGGGCGTATCGTCAGGCAGTGAAGAGCCTGGAGGAGGCGAAGGCAATCCTCCTGTCTGAAAAAGACGCGGAGTTGGTCGCGTTGGCGGAATCCGATATCGCCGATTTGAATCCGAAGATCGAGGTCCTCGAAAAAGAGATCAAGGGGATGCTCGTGCCGAAAGACCCGCGTGACGACAAGAACGTGATCGTCGAAATCCGCGCGGGCGCGGGCGGCGATGAAGCCGCCATTTTTGCGGCGGACTTGTTCCGCATGTACACGCGCTACGCGGACGGCAAACGCTGGAAGTCGGAGATCATGTCTGAAAACGCGATCGGCGTGGGCGGGTTCAAAGAAGTCATCTTCGAACTCAAAGGCAAAGGCGCGTACTCGAAGTTGAAATACGAGTCGGGCGTGCATCGCGTGCAACGCGTGCCAGCGACAGAGGCACAGGGACGAATTCACACCTCCACCGCGACGGTCGCTGTGATGGCTGAGGTGGACGAGGTGGAAATTGAAATCCCCGAATCGGATATTGAAATCGAAGTCTATCGCTCGTCGGGTGCAGGCGGACAGAACGTGCAAAAAAATTCGACCGCCGTGCGGCTGACTCATAAGCCGACAGGGATTGTCGTCACGTGTCAGGACGAGCGCTCGCAATTGCAAAATAAATTGCGCGCGCTGAGCATTTTGCGCGCGCGGCTGTATGAGATGGCGGAAGAGAAACGCCGCGCCGAAATCGAATCGGACCGCCGTTCGCAAGTGGGAAGCGGCGACCGCTCGGAGAAGATTCGCACGTACAATTATCCGCAGAACCGCGTCACGGATCACCGCATCGGTTTCTCGAATTACAACCTACCCGCCGTGATGGATGGGGCGATCGATCAGTTTATCGAGGAATTGTCTACGCGCGATGAGGCGGATCGGTTGGCTGCTTCGGGGGTGGATGAGGATGAGTAA
- the speB gene encoding agmatinase, with protein sequence MNENLAFGAGLQPFMGIPSFMRLPVTRELKDVDVAIMGVPFDSGTSYRTGTRFGPRKIREASLMIWGHNSTLNVTPLKKLNVVDYGDVSVVPTSIEHTMEAITKTASQIIGTGTTLITLGGDHSIALPLLRAHAKKHGPVSLVHIDAHIDTWESEFEEVKYSHGTPFRYALQEGLIRSGEYVQIGIRGPLSGENDYADAKKLGARTITIHEVMEKGVAEILKEVHQRMKGPTYVTIDIDSADPAFAPGTGTPEVGGLTSYQLLQLVRGLHRLNLIGFDLVEVSPPFDHGDITAILASNIVFEYLSLLAIKEPSRRLG encoded by the coding sequence ATGAATGAAAATCTAGCCTTCGGCGCGGGACTGCAACCCTTTATGGGAATCCCGTCGTTCATGCGCCTGCCTGTGACGCGTGAACTGAAAGATGTGGATGTCGCCATCATGGGCGTGCCGTTCGATAGCGGGACTTCGTATCGGACAGGAACGCGGTTTGGTCCGAGAAAGATTCGAGAAGCGTCGTTGATGATCTGGGGACACAACTCGACGCTCAACGTCACGCCGCTGAAAAAACTCAACGTGGTGGATTACGGCGATGTGTCGGTCGTCCCAACGTCCATCGAACACACGATGGAAGCGATAACGAAAACCGCCAGCCAAATCATCGGAACAGGAACAACGTTGATCACACTCGGGGGCGATCATTCGATTGCGCTCCCCCTCTTGCGCGCTCATGCGAAAAAGCATGGACCCGTCTCGCTTGTTCACATCGACGCGCACATTGACACGTGGGAATCTGAATTTGAAGAAGTGAAATACAGTCATGGCACACCGTTTCGTTACGCGTTGCAGGAGGGATTGATTCGCTCGGGCGAGTATGTGCAGATCGGCATACGCGGTCCGCTCAGCGGCGAGAACGATTACGCCGATGCGAAAAAACTCGGCGCGCGCACGATCACTATCCACGAAGTTATGGAAAAAGGCGTGGCGGAAATTCTCAAGGAAGTCCATCAGCGCATGAAGGGACCGACGTACGTCACCATTGACATTGACTCCGCCGACCCCGCTTTTGCGCCAGGCACGGGCACACCCGAAGTCGGTGGGCTGACGAGTTATCAACTCCTTCAACTCGTGCGCGGTCTGCACAGATTGAATCTCATCGGTTTCGACCTCGTCGAAGTCTCGCCGCCGTTCGATCACGGCGACATCACTGCGATCCTCGCTTCGAATATTGTGTTTGAATATCTTTCTTTGCTGGCGATCAAAGAACCGTCCCGCAGGCTGGGATGA
- the prmC gene encoding peptide chain release factor N(5)-glutamine methyltransferase translates to MSSMKPAGRLTTSPLLSDISTRLASVSDTPALDASVLIARIVDKPRSWVMAHPELPLTLEQQNQLNDSLARLENGEPFPYVLRRWEFFGLEFEVTPDVLIPRPETELLVEKAIAWLQKNPNKRSVADIGTGSGAIAVSLAFNVQDANILATDISSKALQVAKRNAVKHNADNRIEYFECDLLPDQSKIANRKSSIDLLCANLPYIPTKTLNKLPIFGREPTLALDGGEDGLQLFRKLLNEVPSWLAPNALLLLEIEATLGESATQLARQHFPNASITLHQDLTGRDRLLEIQT, encoded by the coding sequence ATGTCCTCCATGAAACCTGCGGGACGATTAACTACATCCCCGCTTCTTTCCGACATTTCGACTCGCCTCGCTTCGGTCAGCGACACGCCCGCCCTCGACGCGTCCGTGCTGATTGCCCGCATCGTGGACAAACCGCGTAGTTGGGTGATGGCGCATCCCGAACTTCCTCTCACGCTTGAACAACAGAATCAACTCAACGATTCGCTGGCGCGACTGGAAAATGGCGAACCATTCCCATACGTGCTTCGTCGCTGGGAGTTTTTCGGCTTGGAATTTGAAGTCACGCCTGACGTCTTGATTCCGCGCCCTGAAACGGAACTGCTCGTTGAAAAAGCCATCGCGTGGCTGCAAAAAAATCCCAACAAACGAAGCGTCGCCGATATCGGCACAGGCTCGGGAGCAATTGCGGTTTCATTGGCATTCAATGTTCAAGATGCGAATATCCTCGCCACCGATATTTCATCGAAAGCCCTACAAGTAGCAAAACGAAATGCGGTAAAGCACAACGCTGATAACAGAATCGAATATTTCGAATGCGATCTATTGCCAGACCAATCGAAAATCGCCAATCGAAAATCGTCAATTGACTTACTCTGCGCCAACCTGCCTTACATTCCAACAAAAACTCTGAACAAACTTCCCATCTTCGGGCGTGAGCCGACTCTCGCTTTGGATGGCGGCGAGGATGGGCTTCAACTTTTTCGCAAATTGCTAAATGAAGTCCCGTCGTGGCTTGCGCCGAACGCGTTGCTTTTGCTCGAGATCGAAGCCACGCTCGGCGAATCAGCGACGCAACTCGCTCGCCAGCATTTTCCGAATGCATCCATCACACTACATCAAGACCTCACGGGTCGTGATCGGTTGCTCGAAATCCAAACATGA
- a CDS encoding L-threonylcarbamoyladenylate synthase, which translates to MKTLIVSANASDAIQHALEILNHGGLVAFPTDTVYGVGALAFDGKAVESIYAAKDRPIEKAIPILIADAEDMDKVGTNIPTIAREIAKRFFPGPLTCVILKQPTLPSAVSATSTVGVRVPDHDVARALLRAAGPMAVTSANISGQLSPSTADEVFSQLNGRIELIIDGGKTPGGVASTVVDCTTDELKILREGPISLEEIRKKLSSPI; encoded by the coding sequence ATGAAAACCCTCATCGTTTCAGCAAACGCAAGCGACGCAATTCAGCACGCCCTCGAAATTCTAAATCATGGCGGGCTGGTCGCCTTCCCCACCGACACGGTCTATGGCGTCGGCGCGCTGGCGTTTGACGGCAAAGCGGTTGAGTCAATTTACGCCGCAAAAGATCGCCCCATCGAGAAAGCGATTCCCATTTTGATCGCGGATGCAGAGGACATGGACAAAGTTGGAACGAATATCCCAACCATTGCGCGTGAAATTGCAAAACGCTTCTTCCCTGGACCTTTGACCTGCGTCATCCTCAAACAACCGACTCTCCCTTCAGCCGTCTCTGCCACTTCCACCGTCGGCGTACGCGTGCCAGATCACGATGTGGCACGGGCGTTACTCCGCGCGGCGGGACCGATGGCTGTGACCTCCGCAAATATTTCGGGACAGCTGAGTCCGTCAACAGCGGATGAAGTCTTTTCGCAACTCAACGGACGAATCGAATTGATCATTGATGGAGGAAAGACGCCAGGCGGCGTCGCTTCGACAGTGGTTGATTGCACAACCGACGAGTTGAAAATTTTGCGTGAAGGACCAATTTCACTTGAAGAAATACGAAAAAAACTCTCATCCCCAATTTAA
- the tsaD gene encoding tRNA (adenosine(37)-N6)-threonylcarbamoyltransferase complex transferase subunit TsaD, translating into MPSFPPASILAIESSCDETACAVIENGRALLASTVASQMDIHARYGGVFPEVASRQHVLSVVPVIEQALAKSNLTLNDMDAVAVTRGPGLAGSLVVGMNAAKGLSLGLGLPLIGVNHLEGHIYSAWIYNAGDAIPPEPQFPLMALLVSGGHTELNLMTDHLTYKRLGSTLDDAAGEAFDKVGRLLNLPFPGGPAIQKAAENGDPTRFKFTRPKLDSPYAFSFSGLKTAVLYEVNDFKKKNEPIPVEDFAASFQATAVDILFNKTMQAARDFNAKEILVAGGVSANKALRNAFQSQDEFKVHIPAFSLCTDNAAMIAAAGYYRYALGHVSEMDMDVQPTWELS; encoded by the coding sequence ATGCCTTCCTTTCCTCCCGCCAGCATCCTCGCCATCGAATCCTCCTGCGATGAAACCGCCTGCGCCGTCATCGAAAACGGACGCGCCCTCCTCGCCTCCACCGTCGCCTCGCAGATGGACATCCATGCGCGCTACGGCGGCGTCTTCCCCGAAGTCGCCTCGCGCCAGCACGTGTTGAGCGTCGTTCCCGTCATCGAGCAAGCGCTCGCAAAGTCGAACCTCACGCTGAACGACATGGACGCAGTCGCCGTGACGCGCGGTCCAGGCTTGGCGGGCTCGCTTGTCGTCGGCATGAACGCGGCAAAAGGTCTCTCGCTCGGGCTCGGCTTGCCGCTCATCGGCGTGAATCACCTCGAAGGGCACATCTATTCAGCGTGGATTTATAACGCTGGCGATGCCATTCCGCCCGAACCGCAATTCCCGTTGATGGCGCTCCTCGTCTCTGGCGGACACACCGAACTGAACTTGATGACCGATCATTTGACGTACAAACGCCTCGGTTCTACTCTCGACGATGCGGCTGGTGAGGCTTTCGATAAAGTGGGTCGCCTCCTCAACCTTCCCTTCCCAGGCGGACCCGCCATTCAAAAGGCGGCAGAAAACGGCGACCCAACCCGCTTCAAATTCACCCGTCCAAAATTAGACAGCCCCTACGCGTTCTCGTTCAGCGGACTCAAGACTGCGGTTCTCTACGAAGTCAACGATTTCAAGAAAAAAAACGAGCCGATTCCTGTCGAAGATTTTGCCGCATCGTTTCAAGCCACTGCGGTTGACATCCTCTTCAACAAGACCATGCAGGCCGCGCGTGACTTCAACGCCAAAGAAATTTTGGTCGCGGGCGGAGTCTCCGCCAATAAAGCCTTGCGAAATGCTTTTCAATCACAGGATGAGTTCAAAGTTCACATCCCCGCCTTTTCCCTCTGCACCGACAACGCCGCCATGATCGCCGCGGCGGGATATTATCGCTACGCCCTCGGTCACGTTTCAGAAATGGATATGGATGTCCAGCCGACGTGGGAGTTGTCCTGA
- a CDS encoding AAA family ATPase: protein MIHLQSVTVREFNSRDADSFPFNLEIVKSLREIQFQSPVTFFVGENGSGKSTLLETIACAAESITVGSESVRTDRSLAPLRKLAQYFRLAWAKRTRKGFFLRAEDFFGYAKSMRQTKEEFERELHNVKEEYQGRSKYAEDLASMPYRGQLDAMQRRYGDGLDARSHGESFLALFQSRFVPDGLYLLDEPEAALSPTRQLTFISAVMHMIGQNAQFIIATHSPIILATPNAQILQFANGGIREVQYNELEHVQLTKDFLNSPESFLRHL, encoded by the coding sequence ATGATTCATCTTCAATCCGTCACCGTTCGTGAATTCAATTCGAGAGACGCAGACTCGTTTCCGTTCAATTTGGAGATCGTCAAATCTCTGCGTGAGATTCAGTTTCAATCGCCCGTCACGTTCTTTGTTGGCGAGAACGGATCGGGAAAATCAACCCTCCTCGAAACGATTGCTTGCGCCGCTGAGTCGATCACCGTTGGAAGCGAGAGTGTGCGGACGGATAGATCGCTTGCGCCGCTTCGCAAGCTGGCTCAATACTTCCGCCTCGCATGGGCGAAACGCACGCGCAAAGGCTTCTTCCTCCGAGCGGAGGATTTCTTCGGCTACGCCAAATCCATGCGACAGACGAAAGAAGAGTTTGAACGAGAGTTGCATAACGTCAAAGAGGAATATCAAGGGCGATCCAAATACGCCGAAGATTTGGCGAGTATGCCGTATCGTGGACAATTGGATGCGATGCAACGACGCTACGGAGACGGACTCGACGCGCGCTCGCACGGCGAATCGTTTCTGGCGTTATTTCAATCCCGCTTCGTCCCCGATGGTTTGTACCTGCTCGACGAACCCGAAGCCGCGCTTTCCCCAACCCGCCAATTGACCTTCATTTCGGCGGTCATGCACATGATAGGACAGAACGCGCAATTCATCATCGCTACCCATTCGCCGATCATTCTCGCTACGCCAAATGCCCAAATCCTCCAGTTTGCAAATGGCGGGATTCGGGAAGTACAATACAACGAACTCGAACACGTCCAACTTACAAAAGATTTCCTGAACAGCCCCGAATCGTTCCTGCGACATTTATAA
- a CDS encoding M24 family metallopeptidase, which yields MKSDLDALMQARNLDALIIFGNAEHNPPMYYLTGGGHVSHATIIKKRGEEPIYFHADMERDEAAKSGLKRIPYTTYDYEELYKKAKQDSLLAGAMRCELMLKDSGVTSGRVGVYGTYDLSSIFGMLAQLGKLMPALEFVGEPRDDSIFMRAMETKDEAEVDRIRKMGKVTTTVVEKVRQYLTSCDVRDDEVLLNEDGSPLTVGDVHSKIRLWVSEQGAELPSGFIFAIGRDAGVPHSAGNPSDLMRLGQTIVFDIYPAEAGGGYYYDFTRTWSLGYATPEAQALYDQVKEIFDQLMDNFDLNAPFKDYHRMTCEFFESKGHQSPMNTKSPVEGYVHSLGHGVGLNIHERPFSNLTASDDQRLAAGVVITSEPGLYYPEKGMGVRIEDTLYVRPDGAMEKLAEYPYDFVLPMKKWKK from the coding sequence ATGAAATCCGACCTCGACGCCCTCATGCAAGCCCGCAACCTCGACGCGCTGATCATCTTTGGCAATGCCGAGCACAACCCGCCGATGTATTACCTCACAGGCGGCGGACACGTCAGCCACGCGACCATCATCAAGAAGCGCGGCGAAGAGCCGATTTACTTCCACGCGGATATGGAGCGCGACGAAGCCGCCAAGAGCGGATTGAAACGCATCCCATACACGACCTACGATTATGAAGAGTTGTACAAGAAAGCCAAACAGGATTCTTTGCTGGCGGGCGCCATGCGCTGTGAATTGATGCTCAAAGATTCTGGCGTCACATCTGGACGCGTCGGCGTGTACGGAACGTATGACCTCAGTTCGATCTTCGGCATGTTAGCGCAATTGGGAAAGTTAATGCCCGCGCTCGAGTTCGTCGGCGAACCGCGCGACGATTCGATCTTCATGCGCGCCATGGAAACCAAAGACGAAGCGGAGGTGGATCGCATCCGCAAAATGGGGAAGGTCACAACGACGGTCGTTGAAAAGGTTCGACAATACCTGACCTCGTGCGATGTGCGCGACGATGAAGTCCTTTTGAATGAAGACGGCTCGCCGCTGACGGTGGGCGACGTCCATTCAAAGATTCGCTTGTGGGTCTCGGAGCAGGGAGCCGAATTGCCGTCGGGTTTTATCTTCGCTATTGGACGCGACGCAGGCGTCCCGCACTCGGCAGGCAACCCGTCGGATTTGATGCGGCTTGGTCAAACCATCGTGTTTGACATTTATCCAGCCGAAGCGGGCGGCGGATATTATTACGATTTCACGCGCACGTGGAGTTTGGGTTACGCTACTCCAGAAGCCCAAGCGTTGTACGATCAGGTCAAGGAGATTTTCGATCAGTTGATGGATAACTTCGACTTGAACGCGCCGTTCAAGGATTATCATCGCATGACCTGTGAATTTTTTGAGTCAAAGGGACATCAATCCCCAATGAATACCAAATCGCCCGTCGAGGGATACGTGCATAGTCTTGGTCACGGCGTCGGGTTGAACATCCACGAGCGCCCGTTCAGCAACTTGACCGCCAGCGACGATCAACGGCTTGCGGCAGGCGTGGTGATCACTTCCGAGCCTGGATTGTATTATCCCGAAAAAGGCATGGGCGTGCGGATCGAGGATACGCTGTATGTGCGTCCCGATGGCGCCATGGAAAAACTCGCCGAGTATCCGTATGACTTCGTTTTGCCGATGAAGAAGTGGAAGAAATAA
- the selA gene encoding L-seryl-tRNA(Sec) selenium transferase, which translates to MMTSLRDLPSIEKLLQQADDLLERFGRPLTLDALRLTLDEARARIKLDGETASPSFDSILASAESHLAAWTRSSLVPVINATGVILHTNLGRAPLSESTIRAMTSAARGYSNLEFDLESGKRGSRLIHAESVLQKLLGVESALVVNNNASAVLLVLSALANKKRVVIPRSQLVEIGGGFRVPDVMKQSGAKLAEVGTTNKVRISDFKEALAEPTALVMRAHRSNFKIVGFTEEPELERIVEVAHKIGVPVVDDLGSGALVDTAKFGLAHEPTVQESLAAGVDIVCFSGDKLLGGPQAGIIVGKKELIDRIKKHPLARAVRADKTSLAGVTATLMHYLKDEAEREIPVLRMMSLTARQVKVRAEAWRDGLSQGEVVESESTVGGGSLPEESMPTIVLSLRVKSPDKFLAKLREANPPVIARTENDCVLLDPRTVLDDDALLRVLKEALRDYC; encoded by the coding sequence ATGATGACCAGTCTTCGTGACCTCCCCTCGATCGAAAAATTATTGCAACAAGCGGATGACCTCCTCGAAAGATTCGGTCGCCCCTTGACCTTGGACGCGCTTCGTTTAACTTTGGATGAAGCCCGCGCACGCATCAAACTCGACGGGGAAACTGCCTCGCCCTCCTTCGACTCGATTCTCGCCTCAGCCGAATCCCATCTCGCCGCATGGACGCGTTCCTCGCTCGTCCCCGTCATCAACGCGACAGGCGTCATCCTCCACACCAACCTCGGTCGCGCCCCGTTATCCGAATCAACCATTCGCGCCATGACCTCCGCCGCGCGCGGCTATTCCAACCTCGAGTTTGACTTAGAATCTGGCAAGCGCGGCTCGCGGCTCATCCATGCCGAATCCGTTTTGCAAAAGTTGCTTGGCGTTGAGTCGGCGTTGGTGGTTAACAACAACGCTTCGGCAGTTTTGCTTGTGTTGTCTGCGTTGGCGAACAAGAAGCGCGTGGTCATTCCGCGTTCGCAACTCGTTGAGATCGGCGGCGGGTTCAGAGTTCCCGATGTGATGAAGCAATCGGGCGCAAAACTGGCTGAGGTCGGCACAACGAACAAAGTGCGAATCTCTGACTTCAAAGAAGCGCTCGCCGAACCGACCGCTCTCGTCATGCGCGCTCATCGCAGTAACTTCAAGATCGTCGGCTTCACCGAAGAGCCTGAACTCGAAAGAATCGTTGAAGTTGCTCACAAAATCGGAGTTCCCGTCGTGGACGATCTCGGTTCGGGCGCGTTGGTTGACACAGCGAAATTCGGTCTCGCCCATGAGCCGACCGTGCAAGAGTCGCTGGCGGCGGGCGTAGACATCGTCTGCTTTTCGGGCGACAAATTACTCGGCGGTCCGCAAGCGGGAATCATTGTCGGCAAGAAAGAATTGATTGACCGAATCAAGAAACATCCGCTGGCGCGCGCGGTGCGGGCAGATAAAACGTCGCTGGCGGGCGTCACCGCGACGCTGATGCACTACCTCAAAGACGAGGCGGAGCGAGAAATTCCCGTGTTGCGGATGATGTCGCTTACGGCGAGGCAGGTCAAGGTCCGCGCGGAAGCGTGGCGGGATGGTCTGAGTCAAGGCGAGGTGGTCGAATCCGAATCCACAGTGGGTGGTGGCAGTCTGCCTGAAGAATCCATGCCGACGATTGTGTTGTCGTTGCGAGTGAAAAGTCCCGATAAATTTTTAGCGAAACTGCGTGAAGCGAATCCGCCCGTCATCGCGCGGACGGAAAATGATTGCGTGTTGCTCGACCCGCGCACTGTTTTGGACGACGACGCGTTGTTGCGAGTTTTGAAGGAGGCTTTGCGTGATTACTGTTGA